The following proteins come from a genomic window of Paramicrobacterium humi:
- a CDS encoding ABC transporter ATP-binding protein translates to MSGPADTTRTSQLTTARAIWRIYPFAKHAIPRISLGMVAALLGSLVALAIPMVLERLVNGALAERDPAEILPAVALVLGLGVVEALMIALRRWFVLLPGTTVEAKMRNEIYRVLQDLPVAFHDKWPSGQLLSRMMQDLNLIRRWLSFGIVLLVVNVLTIIVGSAVLFTWHWLLGTVFLVCAIPVWIYGYAFERKYHAVARRSQDQAGDLATAVEEAVHGIRVLKAFGRGKYALEGFATRAETLRGTEIEKAKAIAGIWYWLILLPDVAFGLCLVSGIWLASIGQLNVGELFAFFATATVLRFPIESIGFLLSMTFDTRTAVDRVFEVLDEVNTITDPAAPARIDNPQGRLQFDDVHFRYQDSPERLRDLIDGVDLTLEPGETMALVGLTGCGKTTLTALATRLYDVTGGAVRLDGVDVRELTRTELRRHIAMAFEDATLFSASVRENVLLGRDDLELDSAQAQRVLDDALAIAQAQFVHDLPDGLDTTVGEEGLSLSGGQRQRLALARAVAAAPSVLVLDDPLSALDVDTEALVEEALRRVLSSTTALIVAHRPSTVALADRVALMQNGRIADVGTHTELLARSEHYRYVISSLEDEQRRERAAGRPEREEATR, encoded by the coding sequence ATGTCCGGCCCTGCCGACACCACACGCACGTCACAGCTGACGACCGCTCGCGCCATCTGGCGCATCTACCCCTTCGCCAAGCACGCCATCCCGCGCATCAGCCTCGGCATGGTCGCCGCGCTGCTCGGCTCCCTCGTCGCGCTCGCGATCCCCATGGTTCTCGAGCGCCTCGTGAACGGCGCGCTCGCCGAGCGGGACCCGGCCGAGATCCTGCCCGCCGTCGCGCTCGTGCTCGGCCTCGGCGTCGTCGAAGCGCTCATGATCGCACTCCGCCGCTGGTTCGTGCTGCTTCCCGGCACGACCGTCGAGGCGAAGATGCGCAACGAGATCTACCGCGTGCTGCAGGACCTGCCCGTCGCCTTCCACGACAAGTGGCCGTCAGGGCAGCTGCTCTCGCGCATGATGCAGGACCTCAACCTGATCCGCCGGTGGCTGTCGTTCGGCATCGTGCTTCTCGTCGTCAATGTGCTCACGATCATCGTCGGCTCCGCCGTGCTGTTCACCTGGCACTGGCTGCTCGGCACCGTCTTCCTCGTCTGCGCGATCCCGGTGTGGATCTACGGCTACGCGTTCGAGCGCAAGTACCATGCCGTCGCGCGCCGCAGCCAGGACCAGGCCGGGGATCTCGCCACGGCGGTCGAGGAGGCCGTTCACGGCATCCGCGTGCTCAAGGCGTTCGGGCGTGGCAAATACGCTCTCGAGGGCTTCGCGACGCGCGCCGAGACGCTGCGCGGCACCGAGATCGAGAAGGCGAAGGCCATCGCCGGCATCTGGTACTGGCTCATCCTGCTGCCCGACGTCGCGTTCGGGCTGTGCCTGGTCTCGGGCATCTGGCTCGCCTCGATCGGGCAGCTGAACGTCGGCGAGCTGTTCGCGTTCTTCGCGACGGCGACGGTGCTGCGCTTCCCGATCGAGTCGATCGGCTTCCTGCTGTCGATGACGTTCGACACGCGCACGGCCGTCGACCGGGTGTTCGAAGTTCTCGACGAAGTGAACACGATCACCGACCCTGCGGCTCCGGCGCGAATCGACAACCCGCAGGGTCGCCTCCAGTTCGACGACGTGCACTTCCGCTACCAGGACTCGCCCGAGCGGCTGCGCGACCTGATCGACGGCGTCGACCTCACCCTCGAGCCGGGTGAGACCATGGCGCTCGTCGGGCTCACGGGGTGCGGGAAGACGACGCTCACCGCGCTCGCGACCCGCCTCTACGACGTCACGGGCGGAGCCGTTCGGCTCGACGGCGTCGACGTGCGCGAGCTCACCCGCACGGAGCTGCGCCGGCACATCGCAATGGCGTTCGAGGACGCGACGCTGTTCTCGGCATCCGTGCGCGAGAACGTTCTGCTCGGCCGCGATGATCTCGAACTCGACTCGGCCCAGGCGCAGCGCGTGCTCGACGACGCCCTCGCGATCGCGCAAGCGCAGTTCGTGCACGACCTGCCCGACGGCCTCGACACGACAGTCGGCGAGGAGGGTCTGAGCCTCTCCGGCGGGCAGCGGCAGCGGCTCGCCCTCGCGCGGGCGGTCGCGGCGGCGCCGTCGGTGCTCGTGCTCGACGACCCGCTGTCGGCGCTCGACGTCGACACCGAGGCGCTCGTCGAGGAGGCCCTTCGCCGCGTGCTCTCGTCCACGACCGCGCTGATCGTCGCACACCGCCCGTCGACGGTCGCGCTTGCCGACCGCGTTGCGCTCATGCAGAACGGACGCATCGCCGACGTCGGCACGCACACGGAGCTGCTCGCGCGCAGCGAGCACTACCGCTATGTCATCTCGTCGCTCGAAGACGAGCAGAGACGCGAACGGGCCGCGGGACGGCCGGAACGAGAGGAGGCGACGCGATGA
- the ddaH gene encoding dimethylargininase — protein MTVTWARRVLASLASAVLVAILAHVAAVLPFFIISQLSPTVLPAASEYFVLASLFTFLLLFIGGMLGGLTSWRWALPTGIIVGIVAPVIGTMLSHVQQGGQLTGEVFGLLIGTLVGTNAIYALAVFIATPTLGRAVYKATVGFREAPRAAERRIAIVRMPAKNLAQGIAAAPAEIDIERADEQWDAYTAAFEEHGWTTTEAPSADQLADSVFVEDTVVLFDELAVLTRPALDTRRGEVDGVEETVAGLGLTVERIMAPGTLEGGDVLKVGDTVYVGRSARTNAEGIRQLRRIVAPYGYSVVGVPVTKALHLKTIVTALPDGTFIGDPDLIDEPGLFPGFLAARETVGAPVIVLSDDTLLLSASAPKTAELLEDLGYTVVSVDISEFEKLDGGVTCMSVRVR, from the coding sequence ATGACCGTCACCTGGGCCCGTCGCGTCCTCGCCTCTCTCGCTTCCGCTGTTCTCGTCGCGATCCTCGCCCACGTGGCCGCCGTGCTGCCGTTCTTCATCATCAGCCAGCTCTCGCCGACGGTGCTGCCCGCCGCGAGCGAGTACTTCGTGCTCGCGAGCCTGTTCACGTTCCTGCTGCTGTTCATCGGCGGAATGCTCGGCGGCCTCACGAGCTGGCGGTGGGCGCTGCCGACCGGAATCATCGTCGGCATCGTCGCTCCCGTCATCGGCACGATGCTCAGCCACGTGCAGCAGGGCGGCCAGCTCACGGGCGAGGTCTTCGGACTCCTGATCGGCACTCTCGTCGGCACGAACGCCATCTACGCGCTCGCCGTGTTCATCGCGACCCCGACCCTCGGCCGCGCGGTGTACAAGGCCACAGTCGGGTTCCGGGAGGCGCCGCGCGCGGCGGAGCGCCGCATCGCCATCGTGCGGATGCCCGCAAAGAATCTCGCGCAGGGCATCGCCGCCGCTCCCGCCGAGATCGACATCGAGCGCGCCGATGAGCAGTGGGACGCCTACACGGCCGCGTTCGAGGAGCACGGCTGGACGACGACGGAGGCGCCGTCCGCCGACCAGCTCGCCGACTCCGTCTTCGTCGAGGACACCGTCGTGCTGTTCGACGAGCTCGCCGTGCTCACGCGCCCCGCGCTCGACACGCGACGCGGGGAGGTCGACGGCGTCGAGGAGACCGTCGCGGGCCTCGGTCTCACCGTCGAGCGGATCATGGCGCCGGGGACCCTCGAAGGCGGCGACGTGCTCAAGGTCGGCGACACGGTCTACGTCGGACGCAGCGCGCGCACGAACGCGGAGGGCATCCGCCAACTGCGTCGCATCGTCGCGCCGTACGGCTACTCCGTCGTGGGCGTTCCCGTGACGAAGGCCCTGCACCTCAAGACGATCGTCACGGCACTTCCCGATGGCACCTTCATCGGCGACCCCGACCTGATCGACGAGCCGGGGCTGTTCCCCGGGTTCCTCGCGGCCCGCGAGACCGTCGGCGCTCCCGTCATCGTGCTGAGCGACGACACGCTCCTGCTCTCGGCATCCGCACCGAAGACCGCCGAACTGCTCGAGGACCTCGGCTACACGGTCGTGAGCGTGGACATCTCGGAGTTCGAGAAGCTCGACGGCGGCGTCACGTGCATGTCGGTGCGGGTGCGCTGA
- the purH gene encoding bifunctional phosphoribosylaminoimidazolecarboxamide formyltransferase/IMP cyclohydrolase yields the protein MSGPSHDKSLYRERDVIPIKRALISVSDKTGLIDLASALANAGVEIVSTGSTAQTIRDAGYPVTDVSTLTGFPESLDGRVKTLHPSVHAGLLADLRLESHEQQLADLGIEPFELVVVNLYPFVETVASGAEPDDIVEQIDIGGPSMVRAAAKNHPNVAVVVSPESYSLVVDAVAAGGTTLEQRRALAAQAFSHTAAYDTAVAGWFTDAAEGFGSSLTIQAELSHVLRYGENSHQEAALYLRAGGQGIAQATQLHGKEMSYNNYTDADAAVRAAFDFAEPAVAVIKHANPCGIAVAKPKAIDPIASAHRRAHETDPVSAYGGVIAANREVTLGMAEAVKEIFTEVIVAPAYEADALALLKTKKNLRILQLPQGFALEPLEAKQISGGLLVQQADRFDADADITTGWQLVSGEPVDADTLADLAFAWKACRSVKSNAILLAKGGAAVGVGMGQVNRVDSCELAVRRAGDRAAGSVAASDAFFPFADGLQVLLDGGVKAVVQPGGSVRDEEVIAAAKAAGVAMYFTGERHFFH from the coding sequence ATGAGCGGACCAAGCCACGACAAGAGCCTCTATCGCGAACGCGATGTGATTCCGATCAAGCGGGCGCTCATCTCGGTGAGCGACAAGACGGGCCTCATCGACCTCGCCTCCGCTCTCGCGAACGCGGGCGTCGAGATCGTGTCGACCGGGTCGACCGCGCAGACGATCCGCGACGCCGGCTACCCCGTGACCGACGTGTCGACGCTCACGGGCTTCCCCGAGTCGCTCGACGGTCGCGTCAAGACCCTGCACCCGAGCGTGCACGCGGGGCTTCTCGCCGACCTGCGCCTCGAGTCGCACGAGCAGCAGCTCGCCGACCTCGGCATCGAGCCGTTCGAGCTCGTCGTCGTCAACCTGTATCCCTTCGTCGAGACCGTCGCCTCCGGAGCCGAACCCGACGACATCGTCGAGCAGATCGACATCGGCGGCCCGTCCATGGTGCGCGCCGCCGCGAAGAACCACCCCAACGTCGCCGTCGTCGTCTCGCCCGAGAGCTACAGCCTCGTCGTCGACGCCGTCGCCGCGGGCGGAACGACGCTCGAGCAGCGCCGCGCGCTCGCCGCCCAGGCGTTCTCCCACACGGCGGCGTACGACACGGCCGTCGCCGGCTGGTTCACGGATGCCGCCGAGGGCTTCGGCTCCTCGCTCACCATCCAGGCCGAGCTCTCGCACGTGCTGCGCTACGGCGAGAACTCCCACCAGGAGGCCGCCCTCTACCTGCGCGCCGGCGGACAGGGCATCGCCCAGGCCACGCAGCTGCACGGCAAGGAGATGAGCTACAACAACTACACCGACGCGGATGCCGCCGTGCGGGCTGCCTTCGACTTCGCCGAACCGGCGGTCGCCGTCATCAAGCACGCGAACCCGTGCGGCATCGCCGTCGCGAAGCCGAAAGCGATCGACCCGATCGCGTCGGCGCACCGCCGCGCCCACGAGACCGACCCCGTGTCCGCGTACGGCGGGGTGATCGCGGCGAACCGCGAGGTCACGCTCGGCATGGCGGAAGCCGTGAAGGAGATCTTCACCGAGGTCATCGTCGCTCCGGCGTACGAGGCGGACGCACTCGCTCTGCTGAAGACGAAGAAGAACCTGCGCATCCTGCAGCTGCCCCAGGGATTCGCGCTCGAGCCGCTCGAGGCCAAGCAGATCTCCGGCGGACTGCTCGTGCAGCAGGCCGACCGCTTCGACGCCGACGCCGACATCACGACCGGCTGGCAGCTCGTCTCGGGCGAGCCTGTCGACGCGGACACCCTCGCCGACCTCGCGTTCGCGTGGAAGGCGTGCCGCAGCGTCAAGTCGAACGCGATCCTGCTCGCCAAGGGCGGCGCCGCCGTCGGCGTGGGCATGGGGCAGGTGAACCGCGTCGACTCCTGCGAGCTCGCGGTGCGGCGCGCCGGCGACCGCGCGGCAGGCTCGGTGGCAGCATCCGACGCCTTCTTCCCCTTCGCCGACGGGCTGCAAGTGCTGCTCGACGGCGGCGTGAAGGCCGTCGTGCAGCCGGGCGGCTCGGTGCGCGATGAGGAGGTCATCGCCGCGGCGAAGGCCGCGGGCGTCGCGATGTACTTCACGGGAGAGCGTCACTTCTTCCACTGA
- the purN gene encoding phosphoribosylglycinamide formyltransferase codes for MLSLVVLISGGGSNLRALLEAASDAEYPARVVAVGADRDATGLAHAEEFGIPTFTVPYSSFPSREAWGEALLEQIRVWNPDLVVLSGLMRLLPANFVAQLAPNLINTHPAYLPEFPGAHAVRDAITAGAAQSGASIIVVDNGVDTGSIIVQERVPVLEGDTEHSLHERIKPVERRLLVQTVLDIANGLDLTKV; via the coding sequence GTGCTCTCACTGGTCGTCCTGATCTCCGGCGGCGGCTCCAACCTCCGCGCTCTTCTCGAAGCGGCATCCGACGCCGAATACCCCGCTCGCGTCGTCGCCGTCGGCGCCGATCGCGACGCCACTGGACTCGCGCACGCCGAGGAGTTCGGCATCCCGACCTTCACCGTTCCCTACAGCTCGTTCCCCTCGCGGGAGGCGTGGGGAGAAGCGCTTCTCGAGCAGATCCGCGTGTGGAACCCCGACCTCGTCGTCCTCTCCGGACTCATGCGCCTGCTTCCCGCGAACTTCGTCGCGCAGCTCGCGCCGAACCTCATCAACACGCATCCCGCCTACCTGCCCGAGTTCCCCGGAGCGCACGCCGTGCGCGACGCGATAACGGCGGGCGCGGCCCAGTCGGGAGCGTCCATCATCGTCGTTGACAACGGAGTCGACACCGGATCGATCATCGTGCAGGAGCGCGTGCCCGTCCTCGAAGGGGACACCGAGCACAGCCTGCATGAGCGCATCAAGCCCGTCGAACGCCGTCTGTTGGTGCAGACCGTGCTCGATATCGCCAACGGTCTCGACCTGACGAAGGTCTGA
- a CDS encoding cell division protein PerM — MNRLTASLLSALEAFIVVAIGVFIPLVPLTVLWGVQYGFTVDWMVFWRAACDIWLLGNGVDLTVTLDEATLQVVGIKDAAAPFAVTIAPLAFALFTVLMGVRTGRRAGRTAAWLQAGSTSVVVFALASGAIGISAVNAVATPSLLQAFCLPALVWLLGLAIGTGIELVRADESAEPLLARLSELRDRVPRHVEIVLLAGLRGASLAVAATVAAAAVTVAAGTFLNFSTVVSLYQASQLGVIGGIVVTIGQIAFMPNIVIWALAWFTGSGFSLGTGSTVAPAGTVTGPVPGIPLLGVLPNQDFTFGFLGLAVPIIAGFLAAVAVRKSVLAGIGGRSNALWLAVTAVVIGVIAGIQVLLLAWWSGGAAGPGRFVEIGPAPFAVGGLAAVLVAVGCLIGMASGSAEHSLAHRHDERAQNADR, encoded by the coding sequence ATGAACCGCCTCACTGCCTCCCTGCTCTCCGCTCTCGAAGCGTTCATCGTCGTGGCCATCGGCGTGTTCATCCCGCTCGTCCCGCTGACCGTGCTCTGGGGCGTGCAATACGGCTTCACCGTCGACTGGATGGTGTTCTGGCGCGCTGCCTGCGACATCTGGCTGCTCGGGAACGGCGTCGACCTCACGGTCACGCTTGACGAGGCGACGCTCCAGGTCGTCGGGATCAAGGATGCCGCCGCGCCGTTCGCCGTGACGATCGCCCCGCTCGCCTTCGCCCTGTTCACGGTGCTCATGGGGGTGCGCACGGGACGCCGCGCCGGACGCACCGCGGCGTGGCTGCAAGCCGGCAGCACCTCCGTCGTCGTCTTCGCCCTCGCCTCCGGGGCGATCGGCATCAGCGCCGTCAACGCCGTCGCGACGCCGTCGCTCCTCCAGGCCTTCTGCCTTCCCGCTCTGGTCTGGCTGCTCGGCCTCGCGATCGGAACGGGCATCGAACTCGTGCGCGCCGACGAGTCGGCCGAACCGCTGCTTGCCCGGCTCTCCGAGCTGCGCGACCGCGTTCCCCGTCACGTCGAGATCGTGCTCCTCGCGGGGCTGCGCGGTGCAAGCCTCGCCGTCGCCGCGACCGTGGCCGCTGCGGCCGTCACCGTCGCCGCCGGAACGTTCCTCAACTTCAGCACCGTCGTCTCCCTCTATCAGGCCTCCCAGCTCGGGGTCATCGGCGGCATCGTCGTCACGATCGGGCAGATCGCGTTCATGCCCAACATCGTCATCTGGGCGCTCGCGTGGTTCACGGGATCCGGCTTCTCGCTCGGCACCGGCTCGACCGTGGCGCCGGCGGGAACCGTGACGGGCCCGGTACCCGGCATCCCGCTGCTCGGCGTGCTGCCGAACCAGGACTTCACGTTCGGGTTCCTCGGCCTCGCCGTGCCGATCATCGCGGGCTTCCTCGCCGCCGTCGCGGTGCGCAAGAGCGTGCTCGCCGGCATCGGGGGCCGGTCCAACGCCCTGTGGCTCGCGGTCACCGCCGTGGTCATCGGCGTCATCGCCGGAATCCAGGTGCTGCTGCTCGCCTGGTGGTCCGGGGGAGCGGCCGGCCCGGGCCGCTTCGTCGAGATCGGTCCGGCGCCGTTCGCCGTCGGCGGCCTCGCCGCCGTGCTCGTCGCCGTCGGCTGTCTGATCGGCATGGCGTCGGGCAGCGCCGAGCACTCGCTCGCGCACCGTCATGACGAAAGGGCGCAGAACGCCGACCGCTAA
- the sucD gene encoding succinate--CoA ligase subunit alpha gives MSIFLNKDSKVIVQGITGGEGTKHTALMLKAGTNVVGGVNARKAGTTVKHGETELPVFGTVNEAIEKTGADVSIAFVPPAFTKDAVIEAIDAEIPLLVIITEGVPVGDSAEFWAYAKEKGSKTRIIGPNCPGIITPGESLVGITPANITGKGPIGLVSKSGTLTYQMMYELREIGFSTAIGIGGDPIIGTTHIDALKAFEADPETKAIVMIGEIGGDAEERAADFIKANVTKPVVGYVAGFTAPEGKTMGHAGAIVSGSAGTAQAKKEALEAAGVKVGKTPSETAELMREIISAL, from the coding sequence ATGTCAATCTTCCTCAACAAGGATTCCAAGGTCATCGTCCAGGGCATCACGGGCGGTGAGGGAACAAAGCACACCGCCCTCATGCTCAAGGCCGGCACCAACGTCGTCGGCGGAGTGAACGCCCGCAAGGCCGGCACGACCGTCAAGCACGGTGAGACCGAGCTTCCCGTGTTCGGCACCGTCAACGAGGCGATCGAGAAGACCGGCGCCGACGTGTCGATCGCGTTCGTGCCGCCCGCGTTCACGAAGGACGCCGTGATCGAGGCCATCGACGCGGAGATCCCGCTTCTCGTCATCATCACCGAGGGCGTTCCCGTCGGCGACTCCGCCGAGTTCTGGGCCTACGCCAAGGAGAAGGGCTCGAAGACGCGCATCATCGGCCCGAACTGCCCCGGCATCATCACCCCGGGGGAGTCGCTCGTCGGCATCACCCCCGCCAACATCACGGGCAAGGGACCGATCGGCCTCGTCTCGAAGTCGGGAACGCTCACCTACCAGATGATGTACGAGCTGCGCGAGATCGGCTTCTCGACGGCGATCGGCATCGGCGGCGACCCCATCATCGGCACGACGCACATCGACGCGCTCAAGGCGTTCGAGGCGGACCCGGAGACCAAGGCGATCGTCATGATCGGCGAGATCGGCGGTGACGCGGAAGAGCGTGCGGCCGACTTCATCAAGGCGAACGTCACGAAGCCCGTCGTCGGCTACGTCGCCGGGTTCACGGCTCCCGAGGGCAAGACCATGGGACACGCGGGCGCTATCGTCTCCGGCTCTGCGGGAACCGCGCAGGCCAAGAAGGAGGCTCTCGAGGCCGCCGGCGTCAAGGTCGGCAAGACCCCGAGCGAGACCGCGGAGCTCATGCGCGAGATCATCTCCGCGCTGTAG